One stretch of Acropora muricata isolate sample 2 chromosome 12, ASM3666990v1, whole genome shotgun sequence DNA includes these proteins:
- the LOC136894115 gene encoding NACHT domain- and WD repeat-containing protein 1-like isoform X3 yields MLPSKRKRYFGERDLCNNFTIDEQDIIPAEENSSWSDEECLLIGHTDLLSRTTAEQKEDVALLGPSEVLSDVMNPRLVQRTVRIFLSSTFTDTKLDRNELMQKVFEPIRDMCQLHGVAFEVVDLRWGVRQESVDDHRVVNICMEEINRCQEISLGIAFIALLGDKYGWRPLPPSVDADEFEYILERISDKSDKELISTWYHRDGNSVPPCYLLQPISSQFPIHSTDGNELSEAWKDWKKVEKTLWNALQAAADQIGLKDQDKQKYMVSVTQLEVEKGVVTDPEANQRSVVIDRRFDDINEKDKEARNYVNLTEDGQKDLECLKLLSELKDHRIPTSLDIGRVLQFSNLRWHYEGLQKDSHGDYLREMCKRTKELLTSRITEVIQILAPSNPVMEEVTRHAIFCRDHTRSFKGREEILQDVHKYLSSRDPMMLLVVHGESGVGKTSLMAKVVEETQDSNKDKNVAILYRFCGTTPDSSTGRSLTQSFCKHLKLVYNIDDEVPEDYKGLCEIFPKFLEHASEKRPLYIVIDSLDQLSDADGARRFLEWLPRSLPAHVHMVISTLPEEGGCLQRLRSFGIPSEQFLKVTRLDVEAGPAILETWLQSVNRTLTSDQRSTVLEAFKRCPLPLYLHLLFTTCRSWPSFKKKADIVLEADVIGLIHSLYQTLEKYHGHMLVARVLSLLAAGTDGMNSDDILNILSCDEELLDDVLVWHQPPKRRLPPLLLARLKYDLGPFLVERGAHGVSVLALYHRQFIEVARERYLEKTCNQGTHSKIADYFSGEYHKKYGEERDVPAQPHAYSSAALNLRKLSRLPKALLETRDFARLRGTLGDLKFVQAKCMAGMGYELVAEATKAVSFAVDGKAEPEVVKDLEDILAFLRSEIHILSGSPTLTYQQAATYPEDQWISREALRMRLAFHQPDPDNVPNPKGWVEWLNKPKVPEAFELELGGHSKSILSICFAKDNRTLLSGSADGTIRVWDSQTGELCSQLENHQGPVTCVRLSPDGTIMASASADKTIRLWRFPAIECFRTLKGHEDRVTCVAFSKDGNKLLSSSKDKTLNIWDLNTGARLDTLRGHSSFPMSCAWSPLDQSVAASCGNRLELFLWDLNEKKIKFTLEGHQRDDNPNFAVKDTLEDYTELDFRSLVWSVCFSPDGRHLASACVDSDVILWDVQTGARVRTFNLPNDASTVSFVRTDHGTLLAAGSSAHHTVTLFDATFDRISSDGGNATSSALALLGGHSDWVLDVAFNGDGTLLASASSDKTVRVWNATAAKKLREARFHSERCWSVAYSEDGKWLASASDDFKVCVWDMDALNVSLIYEGHEKKRTFSCGVRACTFSRDSSQVASGGDELTIRIWSRETGKDNTVLHCGRSMLPWCLRFSADDKRLVSVGEFTNGAIVWDLETQSKVTVLEGHERFCQYTEFSQSGKYILTSSIDNSAKVWDSSSLQHVTTVTQPDWVTCATFSHNEKLLATCSKDELVRLWDTTFWKETRVMRGHDSEIRMVSFSPSDQFLASGALDQTIRVWDCDTGEQVQVFYAASGIWGLAWHPTKEDLVTAGDAVGYLYFLKLHQRHECNKS; encoded by the exons CTTCTCGGTCCTTCCGAGGTCCTCTCGGATGTCATGAATCCGAGGTTGGTGCAGAGGACTGTTCGCATCTTCTTAAGTTCGACTTTCACTGACACTAAGCTGGATAGAAATGAACTCATGCAGAAAGtatttgaaccaatcagagataTGTGCCAGCTGCATGGTGTTGCATTTGAGGTGGTGGACTTGCGATGGG GTGTGCGGCAAGAATCAGTGGACGATCATCGTGTTGTTAACATTTGTATGGAAGAAATAAATCGCTGTCAAGAGATATCGCTTGGCATCGCATTTATTGCCCTTTTGGGAGACAAATACGGATGGCGCCCCCTGCCTCCGTCTGTCGACGCGGATGAATTTGAATACATCCTTGAAAGAATCAGTGACAAATCGGACAAAGAGTTGATAAGTACCTGGTATCATCGTGATGGTAACTCCGTTCCACCGTGTTATCTTCTCCAACCAATTTCGTCCCAGTTTCCCATTCACTCCACAGACGGCAACGAACTCTCCGAAGCTTGGAAGGACtggaaaaaagttgaaaagacgCTCTGGAATGCCTTGCAAGCAGCGGCGGACCAAATAGGACTGAAAGACCAAGATAAACAAAAATACATGGTATCTGTGACGCAACTGGAGGTTGAAAAAGGCGTGGTTACTGATCCTGAAGCGAACCAGCGATCTGTTGTCATTGATCGTAGGTTTGATGATATAAATGAAAAGGATAAGGAGGCGAGAAACTACGTTAACCTGACA GAGGATGGACAGAAAGACCTTGAATGTCTCAAACTTCTTTCGGAGCTTAAAGATCATCGCATTCCTACTTCACTGGACATCGGACGAGTGTTGCAATTCAGTAACCTTCGGTGGCATTACGAAGGTCTCCAGAAGGACAGTCATGGAGATTACCTGAGAG AGATGTGCAAGCGAACCAAGGAACTTCTGACATCCCGCATAACCGAAGTGATACAAATTCTTGCTCCCTCCAATCCAGTTATGGAAGAAGTCACGCGTCACGCCATCTTTTGTCGAGACCACACACGCTCATTCAAGGGACGTGAAGAGATTTTGCAAGACGTTCATAAGTACCTCAGTAGTCGAGATCCCATGATGCTTTTGGTGGTTCATGGCGAATCCGGTGTTGGGAAGACGTCGTTGATGGCAAAGGTTGTTGAGGAAACTCAAGACAGCAACAAGGACAAAAATGTGGCTATCTTGTATCGGTTTTGTGGAACGACCCCCGACTCATCGACTG GTCGATCGCTCACACAGAGTTTCTGCAAACACCTAAAGCTTGTGTACAATATTGACGATGAGGTTCCAGAAGACTACAAAGGCTTGTGCGAGATCTTCCCTAAATTTCTCGAGCATGCTTCGGAGAAACGACCTTTGTACATTGTGATCGATTCTTTGGACCAGTTGTCTGACGCAGACGGTGCAAGGCGTTTCTTGGAATGGTTGCCACGCAGTCTTCCTGCGCATGTGCACATGGTAATATCAACCCTTCCAGAGGAGGGTGGGTGTCTTCAACGCTTGAGATCATTTGGAATACCATCTGAGCAATTCTTAAAG GTGACGCGACTCGATGTGGAAGCTGGACCAGCCATCCTGGAAACCTGGCTCCAATCCGTGAACAGAACGCTGACCTCTGACCAGCGGTCGACTGTGTTAGAAGCCTTTAAACGCTGTCCGTTGCCGCTCTATTTGCATTTGCTTTTCACTACGTGTCGTTCGTGGCCTTCCTTCAA AAAAAAAGCAGACATCGTCCTTGAGGCTGACGTAATCGGGCTGATACACTCTTTGTACCAAACCCTCGAAAAGTATCACGGTCACATGTTGGTGGCGAGAGTCTTAAGCCTTTTGGCAGCAGGAACCGATGGGATGAATTCAGACGATATTCTGAACATTTTGAGTTGTGACGAAGAACTCTTAGATGACGTTTTAGTCTGGCACCAACCACCAAAGCGCCGCTTACCACCCTTACTGCTGGCTCGTTTAAAGTACGATCTTGGACCGTTTTTAGTCGAGAGGGGTGCGCACGGTGTGTCTGTGCTGGCTCTGTATCACAG GCAATTTATCGAGGTGGCCAGAGAGAGATACCTTGAAAAAACTTGCAACCAGGGAACTCATAGCAAGATTGCCGACTACTTCTCAGGAGAGTATCACAAAAAATACGGTGAAGAACGAGACGTACCGGCTCAGCCCCATGCTTACTCTTCAGCCGCTCTCAATCTGAGGAAACTAAGTCGACTTCCCAAAGCTCTGCTCGAAACACGTGACTTTGCAAGGTTGCGAGGTACGCTGGGAGACTTAAAGTTTGTTCAAGCGAAGTGCATGGCGGGAATGGGTTATGAGCTTGTAGCAGAGGCTACCAAGGCGGTCAGTTTTGCAGTTGATGGAAAAGCAGAGCCTGAG GTCGTCAAAGATCTTGAAGACATCTTGGCATTCTTGCGCAGCGAGATCCACATTCTTAGTGGGTCACCTACCCTAACCTACCAACAGGCAGCGACATATCCAGAAGACCAGTGGATCTCTAGGGAAGCACTACGCATGCGCCTCGCATTTCACCAACCCGACCCTGACAACGTTCCTAACCCCAAGGGGTGGGTGGAGTGGTTGAACAAGCCCAAGGTCCCGGAAGCTTTCGAACTTGAACTCGGTGGACATTCCAAATCCATCCTGTCCATTTGCTTCGCAAAGGACAACAGGACTTTGCTCTCGGGTTCTGCCGATGGAACCATTCGAGTCTGGGATAGCCAAACAGGAGAACTGTGTTCACAGCTTGAAAATCATCAAGGACCCGTCACATGCGTTCGGCTGTCACCGGATGGAACAATCATGGCGTCCGCATCTGCTGACAAGACTATCCGACTGTGGAGATTTCCTGCCATCGAGTGTTTTAG GACGCTTAAGGGACACGAAGATCGAGTGACCTGCGTTGCCTTCTCGAAAGATGGCAACAaacttctttcttcttcaaaaGACAAGACTCTAAATATCTGGGACCTGAACACGGGTGCGAGGCTGGATACACTCAGGGGTCACAGCAGTTTCCCTATGTCATGTGCCTGGTCACCTCTCGATCAATCTGTTGCTGCATCGTGCGGCAATCGGCTTGAACTCTTTTTATGGGATCTCAACGAGAAGAAAATCAAGTTCACCTTGGAAGGACATCAGCGAGACGACAATCCCAATTTTGCAGTCAAAGACACATTGGAAGACTACACCGAGCTTGACTTCAGATCTCTCGTTTGGTCCGTGTGCTTCTCTCCTGATGGAAGGCACCTTGCTTCCGCCTGCGTAGATAGTGACGTTATCTTATGGGATGTGCAAACTGGGGCGAGGGTGAGGACATTCAACCTTCCAAACGACGCTTCGACTGTGTCTTTTGTCAGGACAGACCACGGTACGCTGTTGGCGGCTGGATCATCCGCTCATCATACGGTGACGCTCTTTGATGCAACCTTTGATCGTATCAGTTCCGATGGCGGCAATGCTACTTCCAGTGCCCTCGCTTTGTTGGGTGGTCATTCGGATTGGGTACTAGATGTGGCGTTTAACGGAGATGGTACTTTGTTGGCATCCGCTTCTTCTGACAAAACCGTGCGTGTGTGGAACGCTACGGCAGCGAAAAAACTGCGTGAAGCGCGTTTTCATTCTGAACGCTGTTGGAGCGTTGCGTACTCCGAGGACGGAAAATGGCTGGCTTCTGCATCAGATGACTTTAAG GTTTGTGTGTGGGACATGGACGCGCTCAATGTTTCGTTGATCTACGAAGGGCACGAGAAGAAAAGAACTTTTTCCTGCGGGGTGCGCGCATGTACCTTCTCACGTGACTCAAGCCAGGTTGCCAGTGGTGGAGATGAGCTTACAATTCGTATCTGGTCACGAGAGACTGGCAAAGATAACACAGTGTTGCACTGCGGCAGGTCCATGCTTCCTTGGTGCCTGCGATTCTCAGCGGACGACAAGCGATTGGTGTCCGTTGGGGAGTTTACCAACGGTGCAATCGTTTGGGATTTGGAAACGCAAAGCAAGGTGACGGTCTTGGAAGGGCATGAACGCTTTTGCCAGTACACTGAATTCTCGCAATCAGGAAAGTACATCCTGACCAGCTCCATTGACAACTCTGCGAAAGTGTGGGACAGCTCCAGCTTGCAGCACGTGACCACTGTCACGCAACCCGATTGGGTAACCTGTGCCACCTTTTCCCACAACGAGAAGCTATTAGCCACTTGCTCGAAAGATGAACTGGTTCGCCTGTGGGACACAACCTTTTGGAAGGAGACACGTGTGATGCGAGGACACGATTCTGAGATCCGCATGGTTAGTTTCTCTCCCAGTGATCAGTTTTTGGCGAGTGGAGCCTTGGACCAAACCATCCGCGTCTGGGATTGCGATACCGGTGAACAAGTTCAAGTGTTTTACGCGGCTTCAGGGATCTGGGGACTAGCCTGGCACCCTACGAAAGAGGATCTCGTGACCGCGGGAGATGCCGTTGGGTATTTATATTTCCTTAAACTTCACCAAAGACATGAATGTAACAAGAgttaa
- the LOC136894115 gene encoding NACHT domain- and WD repeat-containing protein 1-like isoform X1, which translates to MLPSKRKRYFGERDLCNNFTIDEQDIIPAEENSSWSDEECLLIGHTDLLSRTTAEQKEDVALLGPSEVLSDVMNPRLVQRTVRIFLSSTFTDTKLDRNELMQKVFEPIRDMCQLHGVAFEVVDLRWGVRQESVDDHRVVNICMEEINRCQEISLGIAFIALLGDKYGWRPLPPSVDADEFEYILERISDKSDKELISTWYHRDGNSVPPCYLLQPISSQFPIHSTDGNELSEAWKDWKKVEKTLWNALQAAADQIGLKDQDKQKYMVSVTQLEVEKGVVTDPEANQRSVVIDRRFDDINEKDKEARNYVNLTEDGQKDLECLKLLSELKDHRIPTSLDIGRVLQFSNLRWHYEGLQKDSHGDYLREMCKRTKELLTSRITEVIQILAPSNPVMEEVTRHAIFCRDHTRSFKGREEILQDVHKYLSSRDPMMLLVVHGESGVGKTSLMAKVVEETQDSNKDKNVAILYRFCGTTPDSSTGRSLTQSFCKHLKLVYNIDDEVPEDYKGLCEIFPKFLEHASEKRPLYIVIDSLDQLSDADGARRFLEWLPRSLPAHVHMVISTLPEEGGCLQRLRSFGIPSEQFLKVTRLDVEAGPAILETWLQSVNRTLTSDQRSTVLEAFKRCPLPLYLHLLFTTCRSWPSFKKKADIVLEADVIGLIHSLYQTLEKYHGHMLVARVLSLLAAGTDGMNSDDILNILSCDEELLDDVLVWHQPPKRRLPPLLLARLKYDLGPFLVERGAHGVSVLALYHRQFIEVARERYLEKTCNQGTHSKIADYFSGEYHKKYGEERDVPAQPHAYSSAALNLRKLSRLPKALLETRDFARLRGTLGDLKFVQAKCMAGMGYELVAEATKAVSFAVDGKAEPEVVKDLEDILAFLRSEIHILSGSPTLTYQQAATYPEDQWISREALRMRLAFHQPDPDNVPNPKGWVEWLNKPKVPEAFELELGGHSKSILSICFAKDNRTLLSGSADGTIRVWDSQTGELCSQLENHQGPVTCVRLSPDGTIMASASADKTIRLWRFPAIECFRTLKGHEDRVTCVAFSKDGNKLLSSSKDKTLNIWDLNTGARLDTLRGHSSFPMSCAWSPLDQSVAASCGNRLELFLWDLNEKKIKFTLEGHQRDDNPNFAVKDTLEDYTELDFRSLVWSVCFSPDGRHLASACVDSDVILWDVQTGARVRTFNLPNDASTVSFVRTDHGTLLAAGSSAHHTVTLFDATFDRISSDGGNATSSALALLGGHSDWVLDVAFNGDGTLLASASSDKTVRVWNATAAKKLREARFHSERCWSVAYSEDGKWLASASDDFKVCVWDMDALNVSLIYEGHEKKRTFSCGVRACTFSRDSSQVASGGDELTIRIWSRETGKDNTVLHCGRSMLPWCLRFSVDDKRLVSVGEFTNGAIVWDLETQSKVTVLEGHERFCQYTEFSQSGKYILTSSIDNSARVWDSSSLQHVTTVTQPDWVTCATFSHNEKLLATCSKDELVRLWDTTFWKETRVMRGHGSEIRMVSFSPSDQFLASGALDQTIRVWDCDTGEQVQVFYAASGIWGLAWHPTKEDLVTAGDAVGYLYFLKLHQRHECDKN; encoded by the exons CTTCTCGGTCCTTCCGAGGTCCTCTCGGATGTCATGAATCCGAGGTTGGTGCAGAGGACTGTTCGCATCTTCTTAAGTTCGACTTTCACTGACACTAAGCTGGATAGAAATGAACTCATGCAGAAAGtatttgaaccaatcagagataTGTGCCAGCTGCATGGTGTTGCATTTGAGGTGGTGGACTTGCGATGGG GTGTGCGGCAAGAATCAGTGGACGATCATCGTGTTGTTAACATTTGTATGGAAGAAATAAATCGCTGTCAAGAGATATCGCTTGGCATCGCATTTATTGCCCTTTTGGGAGACAAATACGGATGGCGCCCCCTGCCTCCGTCTGTCGACGCGGATGAATTTGAATACATCCTTGAAAGAATCAGTGACAAATCGGACAAAGAGTTGATAAGTACCTGGTATCATCGTGATGGTAACTCCGTTCCACCGTGTTATCTTCTCCAACCAATTTCGTCCCAGTTTCCCATTCACTCCACAGACGGCAACGAACTCTCCGAAGCTTGGAAGGACtggaaaaaagttgaaaagacgCTCTGGAATGCCTTGCAAGCAGCGGCGGACCAAATAGGACTGAAAGACCAAGATAAACAAAAATACATGGTATCTGTGACGCAACTGGAGGTTGAAAAAGGCGTGGTTACTGATCCTGAAGCGAACCAGCGATCTGTTGTCATTGATCGTAGGTTTGATGATATAAATGAAAAGGATAAGGAGGCGAGAAACTACGTTAACCTGACA GAGGATGGACAGAAAGACCTTGAATGTCTCAAACTTCTTTCGGAGCTTAAAGATCATCGCATTCCTACTTCACTGGACATCGGACGAGTGTTGCAATTCAGTAACCTTCGGTGGCATTACGAAGGTCTCCAGAAGGACAGTCATGGAGATTACCTGAGAG AGATGTGCAAGCGAACCAAGGAACTTCTGACATCCCGCATAACCGAAGTGATACAAATTCTTGCTCCCTCCAATCCAGTTATGGAAGAAGTCACGCGTCACGCCATCTTTTGTCGAGACCACACACGCTCATTCAAGGGACGTGAAGAGATTTTGCAAGACGTTCATAAGTACCTCAGTAGTCGAGATCCCATGATGCTTTTGGTGGTTCATGGCGAATCCGGTGTTGGGAAGACGTCGTTGATGGCAAAGGTTGTTGAGGAAACTCAAGACAGCAACAAGGACAAAAATGTGGCTATCTTGTATCGGTTTTGTGGAACGACCCCCGACTCATCGACTG GTCGATCGCTCACACAGAGTTTCTGCAAACACCTAAAGCTTGTGTACAATATTGACGATGAGGTTCCAGAAGACTACAAAGGCTTGTGCGAGATCTTCCCTAAATTTCTCGAGCATGCTTCGGAGAAACGACCTTTGTACATTGTGATCGATTCTTTGGACCAGTTGTCTGACGCAGACGGTGCAAGGCGTTTCTTGGAATGGTTGCCACGCAGTCTTCCTGCGCATGTGCACATGGTAATATCAACCCTTCCAGAGGAGGGTGGGTGTCTTCAACGCTTGAGATCATTTGGAATACCATCTGAGCAATTCTTAAAG GTGACGCGACTCGATGTGGAAGCTGGACCAGCCATCCTGGAAACCTGGCTCCAATCCGTGAACAGAACGCTGACCTCTGACCAGCGGTCGACTGTGTTAGAAGCCTTTAAACGCTGTCCGTTGCCGCTCTATTTGCATTTGCTTTTCACTACGTGTCGTTCGTGGCCTTCCTTCAA AAAAAAAGCAGACATCGTCCTTGAGGCTGACGTAATCGGGCTGATACACTCTTTGTACCAAACCCTCGAAAAGTATCACGGTCACATGTTGGTGGCGAGAGTCTTAAGCCTTTTGGCAGCAGGAACCGATGGGATGAATTCAGACGATATTCTGAACATTTTGAGTTGTGACGAAGAACTCTTAGATGACGTTTTAGTCTGGCACCAACCACCAAAGCGCCGCTTACCACCCTTACTGCTGGCTCGTTTAAAGTACGATCTTGGACCGTTTTTAGTCGAGAGGGGTGCGCACGGTGTGTCTGTGCTGGCTCTGTATCACAG GCAATTTATCGAGGTGGCCAGAGAGAGATACCTTGAAAAAACTTGCAACCAGGGAACTCATAGCAAGATTGCCGACTACTTCTCAGGAGAGTATCACAAAAAATACGGTGAAGAACGAGACGTACCGGCTCAGCCCCATGCTTACTCTTCAGCCGCTCTCAATCTGAGGAAACTAAGTCGACTTCCCAAAGCTCTGCTCGAAACACGTGACTTTGCAAGGTTGCGAGGTACGCTGGGAGACTTAAAGTTTGTTCAAGCGAAGTGCATGGCGGGAATGGGTTATGAGCTTGTAGCAGAGGCTACCAAGGCGGTCAGTTTTGCAGTTGATGGAAAAGCAGAGCCTGAG GTCGTCAAAGATCTTGAAGACATCTTGGCATTCTTGCGCAGCGAGATCCACATTCTTAGTGGGTCACCTACCCTAACCTACCAACAGGCAGCGACATATCCAGAAGACCAGTGGATCTCTAGGGAAGCACTACGCATGCGCCTCGCATTTCACCAACCCGACCCTGACAACGTTCCTAACCCCAAGGGGTGGGTGGAGTGGTTGAACAAGCCCAAGGTCCCGGAAGCTTTCGAACTTGAACTCGGTGGACATTCCAAATCCATCCTGTCCATTTGCTTCGCAAAGGACAACAGGACTTTGCTCTCGGGTTCTGCCGATGGAACCATTCGAGTCTGGGATAGCCAAACAGGAGAACTGTGTTCACAGCTTGAAAATCATCAAGGACCCGTCACATGCGTTCGGCTGTCACCGGATGGAACAATCATGGCGTCCGCATCTGCTGACAAGACTATCCGACTGTGGAGATTTCCTGCCATCGAGTGTTTTAG GACGCTTAAGGGACACGAAGATCGAGTGACCTGCGTTGCCTTCTCGAAAGATGGCAACAaacttctttcttcttcaaaaGACAAGACTCTAAATATCTGGGACCTGAACACGGGTGCGAGGCTGGATACACTCAGGGGTCACAGCAGTTTCCCTATGTCATGTGCCTGGTCACCTCTCGATCAATCTGTTGCTGCATCGTGCGGCAATCGGCTTGAACTCTTTTTATGGGATCTCAACGAGAAGAAAATCAAGTTCACCTTGGAAGGACATCAGCGAGACGACAATCCCAATTTTGCAGTCAAAGACACATTGGAAGACTACACCGAGCTTGACTTCAGATCTCTCGTTTGGTCCGTGTGCTTCTCTCCTGATGGAAGGCACCTTGCTTCCGCCTGCGTAGATAGTGACGTTATCTTATGGGATGTGCAAACTGGGGCGAGGGTGAGGACATTCAACCTTCCAAACGACGCTTCGACTGTGTCTTTTGTCAGGACAGACCACGGTACGCTGTTGGCGGCTGGATCATCCGCTCATCATACGGTGACGCTCTTTGATGCAACCTTTGATCGTATCAGTTCCGATGGCGGCAATGCTACTTCCAGTGCCCTCGCTTTGTTGGGTGGTCATTCGGATTGGGTACTAGATGTGGCGTTTAACGGAGATGGTACTTTGTTGGCATCCGCTTCTTCTGACAAAACCGTGCGTGTGTGGAACGCTACGGCAGCGAAAAAACTGCGTGAAGCGCGTTTTCATTCTGAACGCTGTTGGAGCGTTGCGTACTCCGAGGACGGAAAATGGCTGGCTTCTGCATCAGATGACTTTAAG GTTTGTGTGTGGGACATGGACGCGCTCAATGTTTCCTTGATCTACGAAGGGCACGAGAAGAAAAGAACTTTTTCCTGCGGGGTGCGCGCATGTACCTTCTCACGTGACTCAAGCCAGGTTGCCAGTGGTGGAGATGAGCTTACAATTCGTATCTGGTCACGAGAGACTGGCAAAGATAACACAGTGTTGCACTGCGGCAGGTCCATGCTTCCTTGGTGCCTTCGATTCTCAGTGGACGACAAGCGATTGGTCTCCGTTGGCGAGTTTACCAACGGTGCAATCGTTTGGGATTTGGAAACGCAAAGCAAGGTGACGGTCTTGGAAGGGCATGAACGCTTTTGCCAGTACACTGAATTCTCGCAATCAGGAAAGTACATCCTGACCAGCTCCATTGACAACTCTGCGAGAGTCTGGGACAGCTCCAGCCTGCAGCACGTGACCACTGTCACGCAACCCGATTGGGTAACCTGTGCCACCTTTTCCCACAACGAGAAGCTATTAGCCACTTGCTCGAAAGATGAACTGGTTCGCCTGTGGGACACAACGTTTTGGAAGGAGACACGTGTGATGCGAGGACACGGTTCAGAGATCCGCATGGTTAGTTTCTCTCCAAGTGATCAGTTCTTGGCGAGTGGAGCCTTGGACCAAACCATCCGCGTCTGGGATTGCGATACCGGTGAACAAGTTCAAGTGTTTTACGCGGCTTCAGGGATCTGGGGACTAGCCTGGCATCCTACGAAAGAGGATCTCGTGACCGCGGGAGATGCCGTTGGGTATTTGTATTTCCTTAAACTTCACCAAAGACATGAATGTGACAAGAATTAA